In Spodoptera frugiperda isolate SF20-4 chromosome 13, AGI-APGP_CSIRO_Sfru_2.0, whole genome shotgun sequence, the following are encoded in one genomic region:
- the LOC118270612 gene encoding actin-binding LIM protein 2 isoform X1: MRPKEEADMKVQTGTFILSEKIDDTKSKKSEKEIKKEMKRLEKEKQEREKRDKKAREKEKEREKQAKKGKVVCASCGGKCSGEVLRVSDKYFHTACFTCRTCSASLARGGFFCKDGHYYCPQDYQRAFGTRCAACGQYVEGEVVSALGNTYHQKCFTCARCKRAFPSGEKVTYTGAEVVCSTCVAAPVRQTARAAAQLDAPRAPSATPATPATPAHHDQNECAGCGQELSEGQALVALDRQWHTWCFACGECGAVLQGEYMGRDGVPYCERDYQRLYGVRCAYCQRYISGKVLQAGDNHHFHPTCARCSKCGDPFGDGEEMFLQGAAIWHPRCGPAPRDPAADPDDPATDRASADLQFSLRSRTPSVNGSYCSPYSSLTRKYGYRAVSPGLVLREYRDAGAVSPHRITTYSYLTSEPSYLRRPLQPYDRPPTSPHFHRPPSGGSRASSRAGAASKASAGSRPGMRALVDSIRGDTPRPKSPHMNNEEPIELSHYPAAYKPPPGTKPKIERDDFPAPPYPYTDPERRRRWSDTYKGVADSDDEGDGKVNGKLNGNGDIDPKLRREEHELAKIETGIAQVFLKEVKEREKLQQWKKQNLDPRNASRTPSASREPLPRLRYSSPVGASPSRSLESRPHEPEHLEHSVPCYNVVSSLRAAPRPGYGLAPRSHTFSSSTAGDFTFSGMGDKTHSTDFSSGKSDMRTELCISAGSITDVDRSAVTTDGGVAARGVAGAGGSVAGSVAGRYAGPGAGGPGPGVRRSLPNMATSHLLHEPAKLYPYHLLLITNYRLPPDVDRLNLERHLSDAEFEAILQIGRQDFYRLPQWRRNELKRRARLF; the protein is encoded by the exons GCAAGGTGGTGTGCGCGTCGTGCGGCGGCAAGTGCAGCGGCGAGGTGCTGCGCGTGTCGGACAAGTACTTCCACACGGCGTGCTTCACGTGCCGCACGTGCTCCGCGTCGCTGGCGCGCGGCGGCTTCTTCTGCAAGGACGGCCACTACTACTGCCCGCAGGACTACCAGCGCGCCTTCGGCACGCGCTGCGCCGCCTGCGGACAGTACGTCGAGGGCGAGGTCGTCTCCGCCCTCGGCAACACATACCACCAGAAGTGCTTCACCTGCGCGCGCTGCAA ACGCGCGTTCCCGTCGGGCGAGAAGGTGACGTACACAGGTGCGGAGGTGGTGTGCTCGACGTGCGTGGCGGCGCCCGTGCGGCAgaccgcgcgcgccgccgcgcaGCTGGACGCGCCGCGCGCGCCCTCCGCCACGCCCGCCACGCCCGCCACGCCGGCACACCACGACCAGAATG AGTGCGCGGGCTGCGGGCAGGAGCTGTCCGAGGGGCAGGCGCTGGTGGCGCTGGACAG ACAGTGGCACACGTGGTGCTTCGCGTGCGGCGAGTGCGGCGCGGTGCTGCAGGGCGAGTACATGGGCCGCGACGGCGTGCCCTACTGCGAGCGCGACTACCAGCGCCTCTACGGCGTGCGCTGCGCCTACTGCCAGCGGTACATCTCGGGGAAAGTCCTGCAG GCGGGCGACAACCACCACTTCCACCCGACGTGCGCGCGCTGCAGCAAGTGCGGGGACCCGTTCGGGGACGGCGAGGAGATGTTCCTGCAGGGCGCCGCCATCTGGCACCCGCGCTGCGGGCCCGCGCCGCGCGACCCCGCCGCCGACCCCGACGACCCCGCCACCGACCGCGCCTCCGCCGACCTCCAG TTCTCGCTGCGCTCGCGCACGCCCAGTGTCAACGGCTCCTACTGCAGCCCCTACAGTAGCTTGACCAGGAAG TACGGGTACCGCGCCGTGTCCCCGGGGCTGGTGCTGCGCGAGTACCGCGACGCGGGCGCCGTGTCCCCGCACCGCATCACCACGTACTCGTACCTGACGAGCGAGCCCAGCTACCTGCGCCGCCCGCTGCAGCCGTACGACCGCCCGCCCACCTCGCCGCACTTCCACCGCCCGCCGTCGGGCGGCTCGCGCGCCTCGTCCCGCGCCGGCGCCGCCAGCAAGGCGTCGGCCGGCAGCCGGCCCGGCATGCGCGCGCTGGTCGACTCCATCCGCGGGGACACGCCGCGGCCCAAGTCGCCGCACATGAACAACGAGGAGCCCATCGAGCTGTCGCACTACCCGGCCGCCTACAAGCCGCCGCCCGGCACCAAGCCCAAGATCGAGCGCGACGACTTCCCCGCGCCGCCCTACCCCTACACCGACCCAG AGCGGCGCCGGCGCTGGTCCGACACGTACAAGGGGGTGGCGGACAGCGACGACGAGGGCGACGGCAAGGTCAACGGGAAGCTCAACGGGAACGGAGACATCGACCCCAAGCTGCGCAGGGAGGAGCACGAACTCGCCAAGATCGAGACCGGCATCGCGCAG GTGTTCCTGAAGGAGGTGAAGGAGCGCGAGAAGCTGCAGCAGTGGAAGAAACAAAACCTCGACCCCAGGAACGCCAGCAG GACCCCGTCGGCGTCCCGCGAGCCGCTGCCCCGGCTGCGCTACTCGTCCCCGGTGGGCGCGTCCCCGTCGCGCTCGCTGGAGTCGCGGCCGCACGAGCCCGAGCACCTCGAGCACAGCGTGCCCTGCTACAACG TGGTGTCGTCGctgcgcgccgcgccgcgccccggGTACGGGCTGGCGCCGCGCTCCCACACCTTCTCCTCCTCCACCGCA GGCGACTTCACATTCAGCGGGATGGGAGACAAGACGCATAGCACCGACTTCAGCAGCGGCAAGTCAGACA TGCGGACGGAGCTGTGCA TATCTGCCGGCTCCATAACTGATGTGGATCGAAGTGCTGTG ACGACGGACGGCGGcgtggcggcgcgcggcgtggcgggcgcgggcggcagCGTGGCGGGCAGCGTGGCGGGGCGCTACGCGGGGCCCGGCGCCGGCGGCCCGGGGCCCGGCGTGCGGCGCTCGCTGCCCAACATGGCCACGTCGCACCTGCTGCACGAGCCCGCCAAGCTGTACCCCTACCACCTGCTGCTCATCACCAACTACCGCCTGCCGCCCGACGTGGACCGCCTCAACCTCGAG CGCCACCTGTCGGACGCGGAGTTCGAGGCCATCCTGCAGATCGGGCGCCAGGACTTCTACCGCCTGCCGCAGTGGCGCCGCAACGAGCTGAAGCGGCGCGCGCGCCTGTTCTAG
- the LOC118270612 gene encoding actin-binding LIM protein 2 isoform X2 codes for MRPKEEADMKVQTGTFILSEKIDDTKSKKSEKEIKKEMKRLEKEKQEREKRDKKAREKEKEREKQAKKGKVVCASCGGKCSGEVLRVSDKYFHTACFTCRTCSASLARGGFFCKDGHYYCPQDYQRAFGTRCAACGQYVEGEVVSALGNTYHQKCFTCARCKRAFPSGEKVTYTGAEVVCSTCVAAPVRQTARAAAQLDAPRAPSATPATPATPAHHDQNECAGCGQELSEGQALVALDRQWHTWCFACGECGAVLQGEYMGRDGVPYCERDYQRLYGVRCAYCQRYISGKVLQAGDNHHFHPTCARCSKCGDPFGDGEEMFLQGAAIWHPRCGPAPRDPAADPDDPATDRASADLQFSLRSRTPSVNGSYCSPYSSLTRKYGYRAVSPGLVLREYRDAGAVSPHRITTYSYLTSEPSYLRRPLQPYDRPPTSPHFHRPPSGGSRASSRAGAASKASAGSRPGMRALVDSIRGDTPRPKSPHMNNEEPIELSHYPAAYKPPPGTKPKIERDDFPAPPYPYTDPERRRRWSDTYKGVADSDDEGDGKVNGKLNGNGDIDPKLRREEHELAKIETGIAQVFLKEVKEREKLQQWKKQNLDPRNASRTPSASREPLPRLRYSSPVGASPSRSLESRPHEPEHLEHSVPCYNVVSSLRAAPRPGYGLAPRSHTFSSSTAGDFTFSGMGDKTHSTDFSSGKSDISAGSITDVDRSAVTTDGGVAARGVAGAGGSVAGSVAGRYAGPGAGGPGPGVRRSLPNMATSHLLHEPAKLYPYHLLLITNYRLPPDVDRLNLERHLSDAEFEAILQIGRQDFYRLPQWRRNELKRRARLF; via the exons GCAAGGTGGTGTGCGCGTCGTGCGGCGGCAAGTGCAGCGGCGAGGTGCTGCGCGTGTCGGACAAGTACTTCCACACGGCGTGCTTCACGTGCCGCACGTGCTCCGCGTCGCTGGCGCGCGGCGGCTTCTTCTGCAAGGACGGCCACTACTACTGCCCGCAGGACTACCAGCGCGCCTTCGGCACGCGCTGCGCCGCCTGCGGACAGTACGTCGAGGGCGAGGTCGTCTCCGCCCTCGGCAACACATACCACCAGAAGTGCTTCACCTGCGCGCGCTGCAA ACGCGCGTTCCCGTCGGGCGAGAAGGTGACGTACACAGGTGCGGAGGTGGTGTGCTCGACGTGCGTGGCGGCGCCCGTGCGGCAgaccgcgcgcgccgccgcgcaGCTGGACGCGCCGCGCGCGCCCTCCGCCACGCCCGCCACGCCCGCCACGCCGGCACACCACGACCAGAATG AGTGCGCGGGCTGCGGGCAGGAGCTGTCCGAGGGGCAGGCGCTGGTGGCGCTGGACAG ACAGTGGCACACGTGGTGCTTCGCGTGCGGCGAGTGCGGCGCGGTGCTGCAGGGCGAGTACATGGGCCGCGACGGCGTGCCCTACTGCGAGCGCGACTACCAGCGCCTCTACGGCGTGCGCTGCGCCTACTGCCAGCGGTACATCTCGGGGAAAGTCCTGCAG GCGGGCGACAACCACCACTTCCACCCGACGTGCGCGCGCTGCAGCAAGTGCGGGGACCCGTTCGGGGACGGCGAGGAGATGTTCCTGCAGGGCGCCGCCATCTGGCACCCGCGCTGCGGGCCCGCGCCGCGCGACCCCGCCGCCGACCCCGACGACCCCGCCACCGACCGCGCCTCCGCCGACCTCCAG TTCTCGCTGCGCTCGCGCACGCCCAGTGTCAACGGCTCCTACTGCAGCCCCTACAGTAGCTTGACCAGGAAG TACGGGTACCGCGCCGTGTCCCCGGGGCTGGTGCTGCGCGAGTACCGCGACGCGGGCGCCGTGTCCCCGCACCGCATCACCACGTACTCGTACCTGACGAGCGAGCCCAGCTACCTGCGCCGCCCGCTGCAGCCGTACGACCGCCCGCCCACCTCGCCGCACTTCCACCGCCCGCCGTCGGGCGGCTCGCGCGCCTCGTCCCGCGCCGGCGCCGCCAGCAAGGCGTCGGCCGGCAGCCGGCCCGGCATGCGCGCGCTGGTCGACTCCATCCGCGGGGACACGCCGCGGCCCAAGTCGCCGCACATGAACAACGAGGAGCCCATCGAGCTGTCGCACTACCCGGCCGCCTACAAGCCGCCGCCCGGCACCAAGCCCAAGATCGAGCGCGACGACTTCCCCGCGCCGCCCTACCCCTACACCGACCCAG AGCGGCGCCGGCGCTGGTCCGACACGTACAAGGGGGTGGCGGACAGCGACGACGAGGGCGACGGCAAGGTCAACGGGAAGCTCAACGGGAACGGAGACATCGACCCCAAGCTGCGCAGGGAGGAGCACGAACTCGCCAAGATCGAGACCGGCATCGCGCAG GTGTTCCTGAAGGAGGTGAAGGAGCGCGAGAAGCTGCAGCAGTGGAAGAAACAAAACCTCGACCCCAGGAACGCCAGCAG GACCCCGTCGGCGTCCCGCGAGCCGCTGCCCCGGCTGCGCTACTCGTCCCCGGTGGGCGCGTCCCCGTCGCGCTCGCTGGAGTCGCGGCCGCACGAGCCCGAGCACCTCGAGCACAGCGTGCCCTGCTACAACG TGGTGTCGTCGctgcgcgccgcgccgcgccccggGTACGGGCTGGCGCCGCGCTCCCACACCTTCTCCTCCTCCACCGCA GGCGACTTCACATTCAGCGGGATGGGAGACAAGACGCATAGCACCGACTTCAGCAGCGGCAAGTCAGACA TATCTGCCGGCTCCATAACTGATGTGGATCGAAGTGCTGTG ACGACGGACGGCGGcgtggcggcgcgcggcgtggcgggcgcgggcggcagCGTGGCGGGCAGCGTGGCGGGGCGCTACGCGGGGCCCGGCGCCGGCGGCCCGGGGCCCGGCGTGCGGCGCTCGCTGCCCAACATGGCCACGTCGCACCTGCTGCACGAGCCCGCCAAGCTGTACCCCTACCACCTGCTGCTCATCACCAACTACCGCCTGCCGCCCGACGTGGACCGCCTCAACCTCGAG CGCCACCTGTCGGACGCGGAGTTCGAGGCCATCCTGCAGATCGGGCGCCAGGACTTCTACCGCCTGCCGCAGTGGCGCCGCAACGAGCTGAAGCGGCGCGCGCGCCTGTTCTAG